A genomic segment from Comamonas terrigena NBRC 13299 encodes:
- a CDS encoding glycine zipper 2TM domain-containing protein: protein MKRTLALTTLTLAAFGMAGCAHHPSNSQIGTGVGAVAGGVLGNALFGGPVGTIGGAAAGALLGNEVGKNSEGGRRYRR, encoded by the coding sequence ATGAAGCGAACCCTGGCCCTGACCACCCTGACCCTGGCTGCCTTCGGCATGGCCGGATGTGCCCACCACCCATCGAACAGCCAGATCGGCACCGGTGTGGGTGCCGTCGCCGGCGGCGTGCTGGGCAATGCCCTCTTCGGCGGCCCGGTGGGCACCATCGGCGGCGCCGCTGCCGGCGCCCTGCTGGGCAATGAAGTGGGCAAGAACAGCGAAGGCGGCCGCCGTTACCGCCGCTGA
- a CDS encoding MurR/RpiR family transcriptional regulator, producing the protein MATTPRSPAPAAPFFARVRQALPDFSPTERKLAQMVLDQPLNPAGYSASELAQLTGVSNATVTRFVRRLGFESYDEARRQARLDSTPSGVPLSVHVAEHAPTPMQLWQQVQENVAATVAQIPAPVMDAMASALNQAPQVFCMGLQQNHSLATHLRWQLRHGLGKRAFLVPDLGETVQDVLPRLDTHDLVVLFALHSTDPLLGEVAQAARTAGAKVLCITDLASTAPASDWLLRCHTSAYSRNQGGAERHVPPVFDTTAASALIYSLTAHAVQWSNQPFELI; encoded by the coding sequence ATGGCCACCACCCCCCGCAGCCCTGCTCCCGCCGCCCCCTTCTTTGCCCGCGTGCGCCAGGCGCTGCCCGATTTCTCGCCCACCGAGCGCAAGCTCGCCCAGATGGTGCTGGACCAGCCGCTGAACCCGGCCGGTTACAGCGCCAGCGAACTGGCCCAGCTGACCGGTGTGTCCAACGCCACCGTCACCCGCTTTGTGCGCCGTCTGGGCTTTGAGAGCTATGACGAAGCGCGCCGCCAGGCCCGGCTGGACAGCACGCCCAGTGGCGTGCCGCTGTCGGTGCATGTGGCCGAGCATGCGCCCACCCCCATGCAGCTGTGGCAGCAGGTGCAGGAGAACGTGGCGGCCACCGTGGCCCAGATTCCCGCTCCGGTGATGGATGCCATGGCCTCCGCGCTGAACCAGGCCCCCCAGGTGTTCTGCATGGGCCTGCAGCAGAACCACAGCCTGGCCACGCACCTGCGCTGGCAGCTGCGCCATGGCCTGGGCAAGCGGGCCTTTCTGGTGCCCGACCTGGGCGAAACCGTGCAGGACGTGTTGCCGCGCCTGGACACCCACGATCTGGTGGTTCTGTTTGCGCTGCACAGCACCGACCCGCTGCTGGGCGAAGTGGCCCAGGCCGCGCGCACGGCCGGCGCCAAGGTGCTGTGCATCACCGATCTGGCCAGCACCGCCCCGGCATCCGACTGGCTGCTGCGCTGCCACACCAGCGCCTACAGCCGCAACCAGGGTGGGGCCGAACGCCATGTGCCCCCGGTCTTCGACACCACCGCCGCATCGGCCCTGATCTACAGCCTGACCGCCCACGCCGTGCAGTGGAGCAACCAGCCGTTCGAGCTGATCTGA
- the gdhA gene encoding NADP-specific glutamate dehydrogenase yields the protein MKYASLDQFLQEVAARNPGQPEFLQAVTEVMESLWPFIEKNPKYADNALLERLVEPERIIQFRVSWTDDKGQVQVNRGFRIQHSMAIGPYKGGLRFHPSVNQSVLKFLAFEQTFKNALTTLPMGGGKGGSDFDPKGKSPAEVMRFCQAFVQELFRHVGPDTDVPAGDIGVGGREVGYMAGMYKKLSNSAACVFTGKGLTFGGSLIRPEATGYGTVYFADEMLKTRGKSFEGMTVSVSGSGNVAQYAVEKAMALGAKVVTVSDSSGTVYDKNGFTTEKLAILMDIKNNKYGRVSDYAAQVQGVEFLAGQRPWSIKVDVALPCATQNELDLADAKTLIANGVICVAEGANMPSTIEAAKAFEAAGVLYAPGKASNAGGVATSGLEMSQNAARLSWPAEEVDARLLQIMQGIHAACVKYGQRADGSTSYIDGANIAGFVKVAEAMQAQGVI from the coding sequence ATGAAGTACGCCTCTCTCGACCAGTTCCTGCAAGAAGTTGCTGCCCGCAACCCTGGCCAGCCCGAATTCCTGCAAGCCGTCACCGAAGTGATGGAATCCCTGTGGCCCTTCATCGAAAAGAACCCCAAGTACGCTGACAACGCCCTGCTGGAACGCCTGGTCGAACCCGAGCGCATCATCCAGTTCCGCGTCAGCTGGACCGACGACAAGGGACAGGTCCAGGTCAACCGCGGCTTCCGCATCCAGCACAGCATGGCCATCGGCCCCTACAAGGGCGGTCTGCGCTTCCACCCCTCGGTCAACCAGTCGGTGCTGAAGTTCCTGGCCTTCGAGCAGACCTTCAAGAACGCACTGACCACGCTGCCCATGGGCGGCGGCAAGGGCGGTTCGGACTTCGACCCCAAGGGCAAGAGCCCGGCCGAAGTCATGCGTTTCTGCCAGGCTTTCGTGCAGGAGCTGTTCCGCCATGTGGGCCCGGACACGGACGTGCCTGCGGGTGACATCGGCGTGGGTGGCCGCGAAGTGGGTTACATGGCTGGCATGTACAAGAAGCTGTCGAACAGCGCTGCCTGCGTGTTCACCGGCAAGGGCCTGACCTTCGGCGGCTCGCTGATCCGCCCTGAAGCCACCGGCTACGGCACCGTGTACTTCGCTGACGAAATGCTCAAGACCCGCGGCAAGTCGTTCGAAGGCATGACCGTCTCCGTGTCCGGCTCCGGCAACGTGGCCCAGTACGCCGTGGAAAAGGCCATGGCCCTGGGTGCCAAGGTCGTCACCGTGTCCGACTCGTCCGGCACCGTGTACGACAAGAACGGCTTCACCACCGAGAAGCTGGCCATCCTGATGGACATCAAGAACAACAAGTACGGCCGCGTCAGCGACTACGCCGCACAGGTGCAGGGCGTGGAATTCCTGGCCGGTCAGCGCCCCTGGTCCATCAAGGTGGACGTGGCCCTGCCTTGCGCCACCCAGAACGAGCTGGACCTGGCCGATGCCAAGACCCTGATCGCCAACGGCGTGATCTGCGTGGCCGAAGGCGCCAACATGCCTTCCACCATCGAAGCCGCCAAGGCCTTCGAAGCCGCTGGCGTGCTGTACGCCCCGGGCAAGGCATCCAACGCCGGTGGCGTGGCCACCTCGGGCCTGGAAATGTCGCAGAACGCAGCCCGCCTGAGCTGGCCTGCCGAAGAAGTGGACGCCCGTCTGCTGCAGATCATGCAAGGCATCCACGCGGCCTGCGTGAAGTACGGCCAACGTGCCGACGGCTCCACCAGCTACATCGACGGCGCCAACATCGCCGGCTTTGTGAAGGTGGCCGAAGCCATGCAAGCCCAGGGCGTGATCTAA
- a CDS encoding sulfite exporter TauE/SafE family protein, translating to MESLWMVVALGAGVAGFVQGLSGFAFGMVAMSLWAWVLPPQLAAVLVVWGALLGQLLAAFTVRRGWSWALLLPFVLGGLAGIPLGVWLLPQLDMRWFKALLGGLLVLWCPVMLLAPRWPALVVGGRWGDGLAGMAGGVLGGVGGFTGVVPTLWCTLRRYPKELQRAVIQNFNLSMLLVTMAVYLGTGMVTREMLPLCAVVAPAMLLPTWLGTRLYIGISEARFRQLVLGLLTLSGVAMLAAAVPQLLAAS from the coding sequence ATGGAATCGCTGTGGATGGTGGTGGCGCTGGGTGCCGGGGTGGCGGGGTTTGTGCAGGGGCTGTCGGGCTTTGCTTTCGGCATGGTGGCCATGTCGCTCTGGGCCTGGGTGCTGCCGCCGCAGCTGGCGGCGGTGCTGGTGGTGTGGGGGGCGCTGCTGGGCCAGTTGCTGGCGGCGTTCACGGTGCGCCGGGGCTGGAGCTGGGCGCTGCTGCTGCCGTTTGTGCTGGGGGGGCTGGCAGGCATTCCGCTGGGGGTGTGGTTGCTGCCGCAGCTGGACATGCGCTGGTTCAAGGCGCTGCTGGGCGGCCTGCTGGTGCTGTGGTGCCCGGTGATGCTGCTGGCGCCGCGCTGGCCGGCACTGGTGGTGGGCGGGCGCTGGGGCGACGGGCTGGCCGGCATGGCCGGTGGGGTGCTGGGCGGCGTGGGCGGCTTCACCGGCGTGGTGCCCACGCTGTGGTGCACCCTGCGGCGCTACCCCAAGGAGCTGCAGCGGGCGGTGATCCAGAACTTCAACCTGTCCATGCTGCTGGTGACCATGGCGGTGTACCTGGGCACCGGCATGGTCACCCGCGAGATGCTGCCGCTGTGTGCCGTGGTGGCGCCGGCCATGCTGCTGCCCACCTGGCTGGGCACCCGGCTGTATATCGGCATCAGCGAGGCGCGCTTTCGGCAACTGGTGCTGGGCTTGCTGACCCTGTCGGGGGTGGCCATGCTGGCGGCCGCAGTGCCGCAACTGCTGGCAGCATCCTGA
- a CDS encoding LysR family transcriptional regulator, translated as MQSPAAPATPLPQLALARRLALRLKMKHLLLLVAIAEQRSLTRVAEQLSTSQPAVTQALAELEALFGAPLFTRSSRGMAPTDLGALVLARARTLLADLDHWALDMAAVAQERAAHLQVGVIPFLPGRMLAQAIDRTRLQGRRITVTLHESTSDQLLERLRAHELDCVVGRTSAILNMDGLQHTVLYAQAPQLVAHRKLAARLARRPLDWAGLAELDWVLGPRNTPMREQITDFFLRAGVEPPPPYVESLSAKVIGELVAANERAVSIVPADIAQELVRIAGVAIVPHQFSWQLPPITLFQRKAGARYAEQQLLVQALQQVCADLPGQADRTTPNP; from the coding sequence ATGCAGTCCCCTGCCGCGCCCGCCACACCGTTGCCCCAGCTGGCACTGGCCCGCCGCCTGGCCCTGCGGCTGAAGATGAAGCACCTGCTGCTGCTGGTGGCCATTGCCGAGCAGCGCTCGCTGACACGCGTGGCCGAGCAACTGTCCACCAGCCAGCCCGCCGTCACCCAGGCCCTGGCGGAACTGGAAGCCCTGTTCGGCGCGCCACTGTTCACCCGCTCTTCCCGGGGCATGGCCCCCACGGACCTGGGCGCGCTGGTGCTGGCCCGTGCCCGCACCCTGCTGGCGGATCTGGACCACTGGGCACTGGACATGGCCGCCGTGGCCCAGGAGCGTGCCGCCCACCTGCAGGTGGGGGTGATCCCCTTCCTGCCCGGACGCATGCTGGCCCAGGCGATCGACCGCACGCGCCTGCAGGGGCGGCGCATCACCGTCACGCTGCACGAATCCACCAGCGACCAGTTGCTGGAGCGGCTGCGTGCGCACGAGCTGGACTGCGTGGTCGGCCGCACCTCGGCCATCCTGAACATGGACGGTCTGCAGCACACCGTGCTCTACGCCCAGGCACCGCAGCTGGTCGCCCACCGCAAGCTGGCGGCACGCCTGGCCCGGCGGCCGCTGGACTGGGCCGGACTGGCCGAACTGGACTGGGTGCTGGGCCCGCGCAACACGCCCATGCGCGAACAGATCACCGACTTCTTTCTGCGCGCCGGCGTGGAGCCCCCGCCACCCTATGTGGAAAGCCTGTCTGCCAAGGTGATTGGCGAGCTGGTGGCGGCCAATGAACGCGCCGTCTCCATCGTGCCGGCCGATATTGCCCAGGAACTGGTGCGCATTGCCGGCGTGGCCATCGTGCCCCACCAGTTCAGCTGGCAGCTGCCGCCAATCACGCTGTTCCAGCGCAAAGCGGGCGCCCGCTACGCCGAGCAGCAACTGCTGGTGCAGGCCCTGCAGCAGGTCTGTGCCGATCTGCCGGGCCAGGCCGACCGCACCACCCCAAACCCATAG
- the pgaD gene encoding poly-beta-1,6-N-acetyl-D-glucosamine biosynthesis protein PgaD, with the protein MMATPTTPAANHLPLEIDASTMVIRSQRSAFRHAVDWIVTLLAWCAFLYLLVRGIMAVGSNQMQGVDMPFFSRVMPSVDTLIIYALAMVLQGLFLLVWALYNWSRFHGKTRRSSASALDDARLTRSYGIDQAALDNLRSQPVSVIHHAPDGSITAIAQERAAPRSRTEPPSLRQA; encoded by the coding sequence ATGATGGCCACCCCCACCACACCGGCAGCCAACCACCTGCCGCTTGAAATCGATGCCTCCACCATGGTGATCCGCAGCCAGCGCTCCGCGTTCCGGCATGCGGTGGACTGGATCGTGACCCTGCTGGCCTGGTGCGCCTTTCTGTACCTGCTGGTCCGCGGCATCATGGCCGTGGGCAGCAACCAGATGCAGGGCGTGGACATGCCGTTCTTCTCCCGCGTCATGCCGTCCGTGGACACCTTGATCATCTACGCCCTGGCCATGGTGCTGCAGGGTCTGTTCCTGCTGGTCTGGGCGCTGTACAACTGGAGCCGTTTCCACGGCAAGACCCGCCGCAGTTCCGCCAGCGCCCTGGACGATGCACGTCTGACCCGCAGCTACGGCATCGACCAGGCGGCCCTCGACAACCTGCGTTCCCAACCGGTATCGGTGATCCACCATGCGCCTGACGGCTCGATCACGGCCATCGCCCAGGAGCGTGCAGCACCCCGCTCGCGCACGGAGCCGCCCAGCCTGCGCCAGGCATGA
- a CDS encoding DedA family protein: MEIIQFLIDFILHVDKHLEAFVLAYGPWVYGLLFLIVFVETGVVVMPFLPGDSLLFIVGALAGAGMMDYSLACGVLLAAAILGDQSNYSIGRFLGPKVFQWEDSRWFNRRAFDQAHNFYERYGGITIILARFMPFIRTFAPFVAGVAHMGRGKFTLFNVVGALIWVLGITAAGYFFGNLAFVKQHLEKIIWALILVPGLIAIYGAWRAGRKEQQVAIR; encoded by the coding sequence TTGGAAATCATCCAGTTTCTGATCGACTTCATCCTCCACGTGGACAAGCACCTGGAGGCGTTTGTGCTGGCCTATGGTCCGTGGGTGTACGGACTGTTGTTCCTCATCGTGTTTGTGGAAACCGGCGTGGTGGTCATGCCGTTTCTGCCGGGCGACTCGCTGCTGTTCATCGTCGGTGCGCTGGCCGGCGCCGGCATGATGGACTATTCGCTGGCCTGCGGGGTGTTGCTGGCCGCGGCGATCCTGGGCGACCAGAGCAACTACAGCATCGGGCGCTTTCTGGGGCCCAAGGTGTTCCAGTGGGAGGATTCGCGCTGGTTCAACCGCCGGGCGTTTGACCAGGCGCACAACTTCTATGAGCGCTATGGCGGCATCACCATCATCCTGGCGCGGTTCATGCCGTTCATTCGCACGTTTGCGCCGTTCGTGGCCGGTGTGGCGCACATGGGACGCGGCAAGTTCACGCTGTTCAACGTGGTGGGTGCACTGATCTGGGTGCTGGGCATCACGGCCGCCGGCTATTTCTTCGGCAATCTGGCATTTGTGAAGCAGCACCTGGAAAAGATCATCTGGGCGCTGATTCTGGTGCCGGGCCTGATCGCCATCTACGGCGCCTGGCGCGCCGGCCGCAAGGAGCAGCAGGTCGCCATCCGCTGA
- a CDS encoding glycine zipper 2TM domain-containing protein: protein MHTLQRLGSCVAVLALAAGLGGCANNQQLGTGVGAVAGGVVGDAVFGGPVGTIGGAAAGAVIGNQIGKNQDRR from the coding sequence ATGCACACATTGCAACGCCTTGGTAGCTGTGTCGCCGTGCTGGCATTGGCAGCAGGCCTCGGTGGCTGTGCCAACAACCAGCAACTGGGGACGGGCGTAGGCGCCGTCGCCGGTGGGGTGGTGGGGGATGCCGTTTTCGGCGGCCCTGTCGGCACTATCGGTGGTGCGGCCGCAGGCGCCGTGATTGGCAACCAGATCGGCAAGAACCAGGACCGCCGCTGA